The proteins below are encoded in one region of Alistipes communis:
- a CDS encoding N-acetylmuramoyl-L-alanine amidase, with amino-acid sequence MRRLVFIISLCVCFALSANGAGAENIARGVRVIVIDAGHGGPKFPGAHYRGIYEKDLNLKVALKLGALIERELPEVKVVYTRKTDKQFSESLTKDLQARADIANKAEGDLFFSIHTNAAPTAAARGVETLIMGESPLEQRINDEVLFANNKEEFIDMSDQRTAAIVRAYISNLRFTYGEYSEAMARLLEKNYKQAGRYVRKTKPQLLKVLYATNMPGVLTEIGFMSNPEELRYMCSEKGQNEIARSLFNAVKDYVNFVRGMQLVEECDDATTQAPVEPAPVVSEPAPQPAKAAAAKKPSSGYTIQILASTKRLKSNDWQFKSYKNKVIELRSAGRYRYKYCVGRYATQAEAKRALSQVKKSFGDAYIVRYEGDAIAR; translated from the coding sequence ATGCGGCGTCTGGTTTTCATCATATCGCTTTGCGTATGCTTCGCACTGAGTGCGAACGGAGCCGGAGCGGAAAATATTGCGCGCGGGGTACGGGTTATCGTCATCGATGCGGGCCACGGCGGGCCGAAATTTCCCGGAGCGCACTATCGCGGAATCTACGAGAAGGATCTCAACCTGAAAGTGGCGCTCAAACTGGGCGCGCTCATCGAGCGGGAACTTCCCGAAGTGAAGGTGGTCTACACCCGCAAGACCGACAAGCAGTTTTCCGAGTCGCTGACCAAGGATTTGCAGGCGCGGGCCGACATCGCCAACAAGGCCGAGGGCGACCTGTTCTTTTCGATCCACACCAACGCGGCGCCCACCGCGGCGGCGCGGGGCGTCGAGACGCTCATCATGGGCGAAAGCCCGCTCGAACAGCGCATCAACGACGAGGTGCTCTTCGCCAACAACAAGGAGGAGTTCATCGACATGAGCGACCAGCGCACGGCGGCGATCGTGCGGGCCTATATCTCCAATCTGCGTTTTACCTACGGCGAGTACAGCGAGGCGATGGCGCGGCTGTTGGAGAAGAACTACAAGCAGGCGGGGCGGTACGTGCGCAAGACCAAACCCCAACTGCTCAAAGTACTCTATGCGACCAACATGCCGGGTGTGCTGACCGAAATCGGTTTCATGTCCAATCCCGAAGAACTGCGCTACATGTGTTCCGAGAAGGGGCAGAACGAGATCGCCCGTTCGCTGTTCAACGCCGTGAAGGACTATGTGAATTTCGTACGGGGAATGCAATTGGTCGAAGAGTGCGACGACGCCACGACGCAGGCGCCGGTCGAACCGGCGCCCGTTGTGTCCGAACCCGCTCCGCAGCCTGCGAAGGCCGCTGCTGCGAAGAAGCCGTCGAGCGGCTATACGATTCAGATTCTTGCCAGCACCAAGCGTCTGAAATCCAATGACTGGCAATTCAAGAGCTACAAGAACAAGGTGATCGAGCTGCGTTCCGCGGGCCGCTACCGTTATAAGTATTGTGTGGGTCGTTACGCGACGCAGGCCGAAGCCAAGCGTGCGCTGTCGCAGGTGAAGAAGAGCTTCGGCGACGCTTACATCGTGCGTTACGAAGGCGATGCGATCGCCCGATAA